GGAGGAAGAACATTTGTGCTGCTTGGGGTTATAAATTGGAGCCCATCAAGGTAATGGGCAGATCTGCTTCCTTGCATCTTGCAAAATCAAGCTAGACCACAAAGAAACATCTTGAAGACATGAACTCTCTTGCAGTGCTCACGTTGCTGTCCCTGGCACTCATTCTGCCAACAGTGCATCCTCAACTTGCCAAcagcagttgcaaatattttgcaGACAACCTGCCTCGTAGACTGCGAGAGCTAAGAGTCATATTTAATAAGGTTAAAGATTATTTTGTAAGTAtaactttttttccttcagccagcatTATTTGCATTTGTAATTTAGAAAGAGGAGAGGATAGAAAATATATGCTTTTTTACAAGCAGTTTAAGGTAGATGACTTTGTGATGTGGTGATAACTATAAGACATAATTAGGGACATAAATGCTATGTTATATGTATGGAAATTATATAATTTTTCAGTAAATTGTGTCCTTGTTTGTCAGTACTGACCAATGCAATGATGCAACCTggattcttttctctcttccaatTATTTTGTGTTATGTTATAATGAACATCCAAACTTTGTCAAATTTGTTTGTGAACATTTGAAACTGAAGAACTGCATTCTCGCTTTTTAGGCAGCATGAGTGAAAATTAGGGATTATGTTTAAGGGACTGATATGTACATCTGGTTTATTCTGATCAGTTTGAATTCCTTTGTTTCTAAAATATGTGAGTTTTAACATCTATCAAATGTAAACCATTCACTCTTAAATGTGTACATCCTAAACAACTAAACATTTTGTAAGACTAGTCACAGCTTTAGATACTGGCAGATTTGCTCTTTCAGATAAGAAGTTCTTCAAAATTAAGGAGAGAAATGAACTGTGACTGAAATTAATGTCAGGTGTTCCATTGTCTTTACTGATAAGTCAAAGCATTCGGGTTTTCCTAAGTGAAAATCTGTGTTCATGTTTTCCTGGGTTAATAAAACTGATATCTCATTGGATGTTCTTCCAGCAAACCAGAGACGATAGGTTGGACATCATGTTGTTAAAAGAAGATTTATTGGAAGATTTCAAGGTGAGATTTTGATTGTCTTCAACAATTTAATTCGGCTTAAGGCCATGTTTATCTCTGGAGTCATGGAAAGGTGTGTGGACATATGTTTTGCAGAAATATATTCAAAGAAAGCTTTTCTCACAGGAAGATCATTCTTGTTTATATTGCTAAATTAACAGAATTAGAAGACATTATTCTTAAGGGTATTTTCAgggttgttattattgttgttttacaTTTCAAAGTTTATACTAATACCTAAATACAGAGCTCTACTGATAAGAAGTATCAGCTTCTCAGCTGCATTTCCTTCACATTAAGGGAAATTGTGCAGGAAATGGTAATTGCTAGCTGCCTTCATCAGaattattgtatttaaattatcAGAAGACTGGttctgaaaagcaaaataaagaagaaTGAACAACACATGCAGCAAAGTTATTTGCTTCTAAAAGCACTGAGATTCCATATGGTTTAGTCCATTCATGGTATGATTTAATGGCCAAACAACAGAAGCTAAAAATAGCTAATAGAAATGCCTTGGGGCCCTAATGCATTTTCCCACCCAAGCTTCCATGTTGTTTAATATCAGACAAAAAGCTACTTGTGCTGTCTTGTGTCTGGGAGCTTCCAGTAATTGAGACCTAAATAGTACTTTCTTAGTTAGTACTATGATTTTAAGGAGATTTTGATTCTGTATAATGTTATGGTGttgatttattaatttaaaaaattatatatattgccAGTTATTTATGATAAGACAGGACAGGagcctttaattaattaattaattaatatacatACCAGCATGGACCATTAAAGGCTTGGGTGGACAGTTCCTATGGGCACAAGGGCCACTTTTATGCCTGTAAATTTATCTGGAGGCCACACAAACCACCATCATGCCGAAGAgtggccaaagaaagaaagaaatgtgatgtAACTAGAAGTCCATTAGTTTGGCTGAATAGTCTGTTAGGTATCTGTCagaggagccagaagttaggagtttgatttccccagtgtgcctactgggaggagagccagcctctgtagccttgggcaaactgcacagtcccaggcacccccaaaagaaagcactggtaaatcacttctgattatCCGCTACTTAGAAAACTGTGACAACggtaaccataagtcagaactgacttgacagcacatggatATTATTAGATGACCATTACCAGTTTAAGAGGAGCCCTAATTACAAAGTAAATTGCCAGTCCTGCTGGCTTTAGGAGCTGCTCTTTTTTCTCATAAAAAGAAGCAGCCGGGGAATGACAGCCTGAAGTCTACTTTCCTCCCCCCAATCTATAGAGTAACAAGCAAATTTGGTGGTATGAGTCTCTAATTCTGTAAGAAGTATGGGATGATGAAGGGAAGTGATGATAATCCTTCCACTTAGTGGAaggaaggtaaggtaaaggtaaaggttccccttgacaatttttgtccagtcgtgttcgactctagggggcggtgctcatccccgtttctaagccatagagccagtgtttgtcctaagataatcttccgtggtcacatggccagtgcgactgagatacagaacgctgttaccttcccaccgaagtggtccctatttatctacttgcatttgcatgctttcgaactgctaggttggcgggagctgggacaagcgacgggagctctctccatcgcgtggatttgatcttacgactgcttggtcttctgaccctgcagcacaggcttctgtggtttagcccacagcatcaCCACGTCCCAGCccgtgccaccacatcccagcgAAGGAAACTTTAAAGTAAAAAAGAGCTGTTTAGAGCCACAGAATTTTTGTATGGTCCTCACCGTCCATGGAACCAGTTCTCAGATTTTCCTTGAGATGTCTTCTTCTTGGCATCTTACCACTGTTACTGTAGagtttcctcctttccctttagGGGTACTTGGGGTGCCAATCAGTAGCAGAAATGATCCAGTTCTATCTTGAAGATGTCATACCCAAAGTGATCACCAGCAGCACAGTTGAGCAgaatgttggctttcttggcaattCACTGCTGGATCTGAAACAGACCATCAAGCGAtgtgtaagtattttttttcctttccttttctaaacTGACTCCATTGTCTAGGTAGACTGTAAGTTCCAAGGGAAAATGTAAAAAGGCATTGCCACGTTCTTCTTTTGTTCCATAGCATATGGTGAAGAAAAAATTCATCCAAAGATCAATCACGTAGAAAATATCCACTTCATCCAAAGCCCAATCAGATAGCAGATATGATACCTAATGGTGCCAAAAACCTACAAAAAATAGTAGGATTAGTATACAGAATTATAAACTGGGCAGTCTTCTACATTATTATATACTTCTGAGAAAAATGAAATTTTCTCAGTTCTTAATTCTGCATGCAGCAATAATGTCCACATAGAGGAAAGAATATCAGTGAAATAGGCTTTGATATAGCTATCTTCATTAAATAACCCAGTGGCACAGCTTATCCTTGTCTTAACTACAGTGGGGACTGTATAAACAGATTTATAATTGAGAAACATAAAGAAGTAAGAATGAAGTTTCACACagaaatcttgttctgcacaaaGCCTATGGATTAAGTGTTCTGTGTTCAGCGCTGAAATCTCCCTTAACAAGTTTTAAGTTAAATTCTTACCTGATAGCTGCCGATTCGATCCGTTGTGAAGGCAAAAACTTCAACTATGCTTTGCTGTGGTAATCTCTATAGTGTGTCATCTGGTCACAGTATGACTCAGAGAGCAAGCATGAAGAAAATCTTGCTGTTTatcatgcaaaaacaaaagagaaataaaaaaataaaggagacaaaaatgttgtggcaccttaaagactaactgctatattttaatgtgagctttcatggaccagtccacttcctcagacttagTGCTTAGGAGACTAGCAGgaaacccctttttaaaaaattgttattcaGGACCAAGGGATATTCAGTAACTTAATCCTTTGTTTAAACTGGATCTTTGTCAGGGGTGAAAACAGTAGAAAAGTTCATTTACAAtgaaaagagaaagcagaaatcACCTGCTACATTTCCACTCTTCACAAGTGCTGGAATTCATCACAACACAATAGACACTGTAAAACTGAGAAACGTGATATAAAACAGATACGTAATGATTGAGAATGTAAGGAAGGTGGCAAGAGAGTGCACATTACTGTAGCATCTTCAAGCATAACCTATGAGAGGCAGAAATTCTTTGTATCAAATTGAGTTAGGGTTCTAATCCtttgatgaaagctaagattttCAGATTTTCACTACATTACACTTCCCAGGATTCTTTGAGAGAGGCTTTTAATAGTTTAGTATAAAGGTAATATTTGTGATGCAAccattccaaagtttcaagtcaTGGTGATCAGgtgtagactttgtctagaggggcggggtataaattcaatgaaaataaaagtaaattaaaGTATTTTAGAAGATGTTGCTTGTTCATGAAGGAATGGTAATTGCCACACCTGCTGAAAATCCTTAAACAAACCTTGTCATTTTAAACTAGTTGGTATCCTTATATAGAATATGCTGTTATACTTTGTTGGTGTCAAGAATAACAAGCATCTAAAATGAGGGAAGACTTAGAATTGAAGTGGATGAAGTAGCAGGAGACCACCGTTGATGGGTTACAGTGGGTTACTTCAAATTCTTAAGGAATGAAATGGGAAATAAAAGCACAAAGCATTCCCCAAAGCATTAAATACCTTCACACATGGTTTGATTGCAGTTTGATTAGTACAGTAACTACTCCAGAATTTGATGCATATCCCTGTCAGTGTagaaagaagtacagtatgtaGCTTTTTCAATGCTGCCTGGATGAGCATTATTAAAGCAGACACATAAGGCTTAAAGTCATCTCCATGCACAAATGTTAATAGCACTGATGGATATCCATAGCCAAATGAGGCACTGTAACTTAAGAGTCAGTTGGGTTCTGAAGGTACTAACCAAAAGGAAGCCAGTGAATTAATGTCCCTTGTGCTACTTCTTTGCAGCATAAATTCTTCATATGTGAAAAGAAGAATGATACAATAAAGAACATAAAAGAAACCTACAAACAGGTAGGTTCCTGCATTGCTAAACATTCCCCTCAGTCATGACCCTATACAACTTACTAGAATTTTTGTCACTGTCTTTAAGAGGCTTTGCTTACTATACGGAAAAGCCACATGTGAGCTTGTGGGTGAGTCATGCTTCCTTCTTACATGCTTCTGGACTACAGTGTACAAGGCACAGACAGCTCATACCTTCTTCCTATTTCAATTGCTTTGGTAATAGCATAAAAACCCACATCTAGATTGGATCCTCCAGAAGATCTGGGTGACCCACAAGACTGGGAAAAGTCTTGCAGAATACTGCATTTTGAGGGAAATCTGCTTTTCAGGGATACCATTGGATGAAGGCCATGAAGAGGAGTTAGACTAAATTAATGCAGAGCTTTCAGTGCAATATTAACATCCAAACAGAGGCTTTTAGCCCCATCAGCCAAGAAACATAGGACACACACTTCTGCAGCTTGCTACTGGTTACAATAAACATAAACAAGTGTGTTTATTGTACAGTCATAAGTGATGCTTAAattctttggccagaatcctattgatgaaTACCATGAACAATTGAGCAAGTGGTTTTTTCCACTTCTTGGGCTTCATGTGATCAATTGCACAACTAGGTGTTCAGTGATAGCTCAGGGTACAGCTACTGCTGCAAGCAGGATTCTGCCTTTTGTCACATCTCCGTTCTttaattaaaatggaaaatgctcatttttaaaaatgaatatttaatatTCTCTTTAGAAGGGATCCCATTCTCTGTATTATACAAGTATTGTAAGTCTTCTCCCTCACATAAACTACCCTTGACACCATGGCAATGGTGAAGAACTATGAGAATTGTAGGGACTGGTCTGGGGTTATGGATGCTGCAGTCTAAAACATAAATTTTCCTATCTCTTCTACTCACTATTATTCACAAACTGATATCATGCAGGGGGAAATTGCAGAAGGTGCTTTTCTGGGCATCAGGGACTGTAACAACACTTACCACCCTACTCAGGCTTCTCTAATCCTTCCGAGTTTCATGACAACCCTCACAGCAGCTGGGAGAGAGACTGATTTCTCCAATAACAATGAATTGTTGCAGGCTACTTCTGATATAATTCAAAGTAGTTAGATCTTCAATGGGTAATTAAGAggcattaactttacaaaagatccTGCTCCTCAACTGATCCAGTTGTCTGAATTTTTGACTCTCCTTttgttggtgtgtgtatgtgtgtattatgGGTGTTGTCATGATGCGCACCTGCCCTTCCAAATTTCTCACTATAAATTTACCATTCTATCACTGACCATAGCTGACCCATGATCCAAGCTGGGAGATGTCTCATCTCATCAGTGCAGGAGTATGCTAAGATCACGGGCCTCCAGTGTACATTACAggggggaatggggaaggcaaGGTTTCATAATAAGGGTTGGCATCTCCTTTGCTTCACATTTGTGTTCACCTTCCTTAGCTCCCTTCATGCCCTGAGCCACCAAAAGCCTTGTAAACAGTGCTCTTTCACATAAAGTcttcaaataaaaatgataaacagcttctgtttatttttcttgcaaTAATTATTATGGTGGCAAATAatcctctttctccttcattcACAGCTGCAAGAAAAAGGAATCTACAAAGCAATGGGAGAATTTGATATTTTCATTAACTACATTGAAGAATATCTTATAAGGAAGATGAGAAACTGAAACCGAGAGTTCTTCATAACAGGGAAACTGTTAccttaaaaaaacagttttaatgtAGCCACTAGATGGAAAAAATGTTACAGGAAAGACAGTTACAGTATATAGCAGTATTTTTAATaagagtttatttatcaactcaGATACCTCAATTTAGTCAATGCTTTACATTTTGTTGTAGTTGAACACAAGTTACATAACTTATTGTTTGATGTTTTTATATAAGAGATTGTTATCATCCTATTAGAGATGTTCAAAGTGGATTTTTTTCAATGAAATTCTTTTTAGGATAGAAATTATATCACAGTCTTCTGATATGTACATGTATTATGTTTAAGTAAAAACAATGTAGAATATAGGAAGTTGAGCTATACTGCTTGTTTTAGCCAAGAGTGATCAGCAGCAGCTATTCAGATTTCATACCAGCTCTATCTagagatgccaggaattgaaTCAGGGACCTTCTGCAATCCATATGCAAGGCGTGCATGCACAgagactctggaaccccctcccacaggaggtctgGCTgcccccacctttgctgtccttctgcaagcaaaggaagacatttctcttcaggcaggcttttctttactGACTGTTGAAGAAACGATAAATGGGATGGCTTATATTTTTGTTGCTTCCAAATCTGTTTTTGTAATACTTGTGCCTAACATTTTGATATAATGTTATTAGTTCTTCTTTAATAAttgaaaaatttacttttttaacaTTTAACGTTGTGTTttttatgatgtaagctgccttgtttAATGATGTCAGTtgcctatttattttaaataaataaataaatcatctttTGGGACTAAACTCTGAGCAATGTGATCCATAAACTACAAACAGTTTGTTAATATGCTAAAAGAGTTATCATTTGAACCACTGTTCACAAGCATGGCCACGCTAACAGTTGCTGAGAGTGCATGGCGATGATAACAGTCCCTGTGGTGAAGGATGTTTGATTTGTCAGTGGGATGGAAGGCAGGCAATTTTCCACTCCTTGCAATTTCCCTGTCAAAATTTCCTCCAAAGGGTTGGtggattcttcacaaaatggtgGGAAATGAGGAAGAAAGGAGCTGACATTGGCAAAGGAAGTTGCCTTTCTCCACTTTCTGCTGACAAGCTCCTGCTGAATTTACAAACAGAGGGCACTGGGTTACAACAAATGTGTAGCCTTCTCTGGTCAGATAGTAAGAATTCTTAATTGAAAATTATATTGCTGCTAGCTGCAGCAGATTGACAAGAACTTATTCCATGAGGCTTCCTCAGGTTCTTTTTACTCCATATCCAAACTGAATTCAAAATATTGGTGCTTACCTTTAAAGACCTACCTGGCTAGGGGGCTGGATGC
This sequence is a window from Pogona vitticeps strain Pit_001003342236 chromosome 4, PviZW2.1, whole genome shotgun sequence. Protein-coding genes within it:
- the IL10 gene encoding interleukin-10, which encodes MNSLAVLTLLSLALILPTVHPQLANSSCKYFADNLPRRLRELRVIFNKVKDYFQTRDDRLDIMLLKEDLLEDFKGYLGCQSVAEMIQFYLEDVIPKVITSSTVEQNVGFLGNSLLDLKQTIKRCHKFFICEKKNDTIKNIKETYKQLQEKGIYKAMGEFDIFINYIEEYLIRKMRN